From a single Pyxidicoccus xibeiensis genomic region:
- a CDS encoding two-component system sensor histidine kinase NtrB: protein MRYALLPILLLCAALTSVGMGVLTLLERNRAALAHQFAVERQAQLDEATRGVTEALEDVGEDLRFAGELMSQPGTPAEHRRELRALLEAVGQYKVIVAYDAAGTERLRLLDRRSGRQVSRGAVLPQMAEAARRSLQRVPGDITTSPPLGESQAWLRVMATALPVVKDRPAGAVAVLVDTESFFAPLRIVTSDPEARLLLVGSHGQVTSASDATLADWHRRLETDAALVPGFASLAERMKQGLRGSIPIREEEAERLGLGKAEAVAVFTPIRVRGGSHWSAATLVSTATLRSHEQGLIWRLSGAALLVALFLVTFAVYVVVAQRRKAALRESRRHAHQLAHLHDKTQKILDHIPAGVLALTEDGRISAVNQVLRARMPASAVGAPLAAAFPQAPEPVVARLRALVEAATSESLTRSLLGEPLALFGEEGRFNLHAVPLEAREPDVRTLLVVEDLSNVRALETQLLRAEKLATVGVLAAGIAHEIGTPLGVVRGRAEYVLGKLGQGHPQGAGVAVIIEQIDRVSRTLRQLLDFSRLQPTAVRPVALGPIARDVYELLRLEAERRRVSLELDVPDTLPPVAADPDQLQQVLVNLALNACDACGDGGRVRLSASASDGAAAGTWGLVSVTVRDNGCGIPKESLNQVFDPFFTTKKRGQGTGLGLTMVAHVVRNHGGRLELESEPGQGTCVTVLWPAATPAVEERHAS from the coding sequence ATGCGGTACGCACTCCTCCCCATCCTGCTGTTGTGCGCCGCGCTCACCAGCGTGGGCATGGGCGTGCTGACGCTGTTGGAGCGCAACCGCGCCGCGCTGGCCCACCAGTTCGCGGTGGAGCGGCAGGCCCAGCTGGACGAGGCCACACGCGGGGTGACGGAGGCGCTGGAGGACGTGGGAGAGGACCTGCGCTTCGCGGGCGAGCTGATGTCCCAGCCGGGCACTCCCGCCGAGCACCGGCGCGAGCTGCGGGCCCTGCTGGAGGCGGTGGGCCAGTACAAGGTCATCGTCGCGTACGACGCGGCGGGCACGGAGCGACTGCGCCTGCTGGACCGGCGCTCCGGCCGTCAGGTGTCTCGCGGCGCCGTCCTGCCGCAGATGGCGGAGGCCGCCCGGCGCTCGCTCCAGCGTGTGCCCGGTGACATCACCACCTCGCCGCCGCTGGGCGAGTCCCAGGCCTGGCTTCGCGTCATGGCCACCGCGCTGCCCGTGGTCAAGGACCGGCCGGCCGGCGCCGTGGCGGTGCTGGTGGACACCGAGTCCTTCTTCGCCCCGCTGCGCATCGTCACGTCGGACCCGGAGGCCCGCCTGCTCCTGGTGGGCTCGCACGGGCAGGTGACCTCCGCGAGTGATGCCACGCTGGCGGACTGGCACCGCCGGCTGGAGACGGACGCGGCGCTCGTACCCGGCTTCGCGTCCCTGGCGGAGCGGATGAAGCAGGGGCTGCGGGGCTCCATTCCGATCCGGGAGGAGGAGGCCGAGCGGCTGGGACTTGGAAAGGCCGAGGCCGTCGCCGTCTTCACGCCCATCCGCGTCCGGGGCGGCAGCCACTGGTCCGCGGCGACGCTGGTGTCCACCGCCACGCTCCGCTCGCACGAGCAGGGGCTCATCTGGCGGCTGTCGGGTGCGGCCCTGCTGGTGGCGCTCTTCCTGGTGACGTTCGCCGTGTACGTGGTGGTGGCCCAGCGCCGCAAGGCGGCCCTGCGCGAGAGCCGCCGCCACGCGCACCAGCTCGCCCACCTGCACGACAAGACGCAGAAGATCCTCGACCACATCCCCGCCGGCGTGCTCGCCCTCACCGAGGACGGTCGCATCAGCGCCGTCAACCAAGTGCTCCGTGCCCGCATGCCGGCGAGCGCCGTCGGAGCGCCCCTGGCCGCCGCCTTCCCCCAGGCGCCTGAGCCCGTGGTGGCCAGGCTGCGCGCGCTGGTGGAGGCCGCCACCAGCGAGTCGCTGACGCGCAGCCTGCTGGGCGAGCCCCTGGCCCTCTTCGGCGAGGAAGGCCGCTTCAACCTCCACGCCGTGCCGCTGGAGGCGCGCGAGCCGGACGTGCGCACGCTGCTCGTCGTGGAGGACCTGAGCAACGTGCGCGCCCTGGAGACGCAGCTGCTGCGCGCGGAGAAGCTGGCCACCGTGGGCGTGCTCGCCGCGGGCATCGCCCACGAGATTGGCACCCCGCTGGGCGTGGTGCGCGGGCGGGCGGAGTACGTGCTCGGCAAGCTGGGCCAGGGCCACCCGCAGGGTGCGGGCGTGGCGGTCATCATCGAGCAGATAGACCGGGTGAGCCGCACGCTGCGGCAGCTGCTGGACTTCTCGCGCCTGCAGCCCACGGCGGTGCGGCCGGTGGCGCTGGGGCCCATCGCCCGCGACGTGTACGAGCTGCTGCGCCTGGAGGCCGAGCGCCGCCGCGTGTCCCTGGAGCTGGACGTGCCGGACACGCTGCCGCCCGTGGCCGCGGACCCGGACCAGCTGCAGCAGGTCCTGGTGAACCTGGCGCTCAACGCGTGTGACGCCTGCGGAGACGGGGGCCGGGTGCGGCTGTCGGCCTCGGCGTCGGATGGCGCCGCCGCGGGCACGTGGGGGCTGGTGTCCGTCACCGTGCGCGACAACGGCTGCGGCATTCCGAAGGAGAGCCTGAACCAGGTGTTCGACCCGTTCTTCACCACGAAGAAGCGGGGGCAGGGCACGGGGCTGGGGCTGACGATGGTGGCGCACGTCGTGCGCAACCATGGCGGACGGTTGGAGCTGGAGAGCGAGCCGGGGCAGGGGACGTGCGTCACCGTGCTGTGGCCCGCCGCCACCCCGGCCGTCGAGGAGAGACATGCCAGCTGA